The Acinetobacter chinensis genomic sequence CCATAATTTTTAATAATGCCCCTAAACCAGGTGCACTATCTTGAGTACTCCTATCTAAAGGATCTTCACCCTCAATCAGATAACTTAAGCTCACTTCATAATTTGAACCAACTAACATTATTCCCTCCAAACTAAAATCCTTAGCTCTCGGTAATAGTTTTTTTGCATTATTTATTGCAACATCTGCTGCTTGTTCAAAGTCCATACTTTTTCCATGCATAATTATCTAAAGCAAAGTCTATCAAAAAAATCAAGGGAGTAGGAACATTGTTGTTTTAGAGATGAATACAGTTGAATCAGATTTAACAAAACTCTATTTAGTTCCATTATAAAATAATTATTCTTATTCAATAACTTAAATAAGAAGCCCTCAATTGAGGGCTTTTACAATTGCACCGTGTCGCGCTTTACAGTCATTGTATTTAGATATCACATCAATCGACCAAACCAAAGCCACTTTACCCTGCCCTGACTCCAATTTTTGAAGATCCGGGCACGGCTCAAGGAGGTTTGCTGGCAGGTTCGGTGATAAGTGAGTTGATGAGTTGCACCCCGTCATCATCAAAACAATGCTGCTGATAAACAGGGCGCTCAATAACTTTCTGAACTTCGCGTGTGACTGTTTCAACACGCACACGCTGTTCTGATTTAAGTGTTTCATAATCTGCACTCACTTTATTTACTTCATTTTGCTTATCAGCCAAGGCTTTAAGCTGCTTTTGTTCGATGCCACGTATTTTCTGAGCACACTTTTGTTCAGCTGCATTCAGCTTGCCTGCGATGTGATTTGTATACGCGATCTGACCCAGATACAAAAAAATAAAGACCGCAATAGCGATCCATTTTTTGTATTTCCACATAATTAAAAATATTGGCATCTACTGCGCCCCCATGCACTTCTGATGACGTTCAAGCTGCCGGCTCCAGACACCAGCACAACGCTTATTGCCCGGTGTCGAACAGTCATAACCACCTGAAAACCTGTATTTCAAAAGAGAATCACAAGCTGCTTTATATTTTCCCACTTTCAGATTTGTAAGCATTGAAGATTTAGACCAGTTGCCGATCCCGAACTGATACGAAAAATCAATGAATGCATCATATTCATGTTGATAAATCGGAATATTCTGAATTGTCTTATTGAATTTTTTAGCATCAGTGTTCAAATAATGACGCAAGAAATACATGCCCTGCTCCCGCGTTACAGCAGAATCAGTCATTTTTACTTTTGTACCATCGGGATAAATCGTTGTACCAAAGCCGATGGTCGGCACGTCATTTTTGGTCGGAATAACCGGCTTTGCAGTAAAGCCTTCTTTCTGTGCTGTTGAAAGCACCTGTTGATTGCTTGGTCCATATATAAAAAAACCGCCAGTTACGGCGGCGGCTATAGTTGAACCAGCTACAAATAGTCTTGCCTTATTCGTCATATTCTTTCTCATGCATTCGTTTATCGTGCAGTTCTTCATCGCGCTGATCTTTGCGATAAGCAGCAACAGCTTGAATAACCAGACCAACTATGGCACATAACGCACCCAGCACGGCCATCCACTCTGTCGTAGACAGCCCCCCATACAAAACCATTCCACCCCCTGCTAAATTTGTTACCAATCCATAAGTTGCTGTACTTGATGCAGTCGGTTCCGTCATGACCTCTTTTCTCCAGATAATAAAAAAGCCCCTTTCGGGGCAATGGCTAAACAACAAAATCATGATCATTTTCATAATAAGCATCACTGTAATTGATGCATGTCAGCTCATTTGATGATGATTTATCAGTAATTAAAAAAAGATCCCGCTTTAAATCTGAATCAGTTGTCACGATGTACTGTGAACAGCTCAGATTGCCATCATATTCAAGCACAAGCGGCGCAACAGGCGCACGTGCGAGAAGCAGTTCACGATCATGACTGCCCTGCGTCACCTGAATTGAATCAACTTTCCGCCCGGGCAGATTCAAATGCACATAATGAACACCGGCCCCTAGCCTGCATGGCTGTGAAAGTGTGATATACAGTCCATCCTGTTCAATGACTGAACCACTACTCAGCACCATTGGCCGGGTATCATTAGCAACCAGGATCAGATCATTCCGTGTAACCAGATCCGCTTCATGATATGCAGAAAACTGACATGATCGACGTTGATGCAGCAGCTTGTTCCATGCTCTATGTGCAAGCAGATGAGCATGCTCACGACTTGTTACGCCACGTACTTCAATGTTTTTTGCATTTGTGATCTTGTCATCCGGCAAACTGATTTCTGATTCAGCCCAGCTTTCAGCGGGATTTACCCATTTCAGCTTGATACCGTCATTGTCACGACTGACACCAAACTTACCTGTTCGCTTTTCAGATCCTGGCTGCTTGTTCCGATGATTGAACAACAGAACAGGAAAATCCTGCGGACGCTCAAAAACAAAATACACTCTGTTCGATTCACGTCGCACGTCGCAGAAAACAGCACCGGCAACAATGGCCAGTGATTCTTCATAAGAAATTTTGGCATCATCAAATGTGTAATTGAATCCGATTGGCACACCAAAATACTGATCAATTTCATCTGCAGTGCTGTACAGATTTTCAAGATCAAGTGTTTCAATACTGCGGTTCCCGACCTGCGGATCTGTCGTCAGCGCACAGACAATATCAGCAAAATTCGATGTTGCAATACGCTCAGCAGAACGCTGACCACTTCTGTAAGTATAAAGTTTGCGTGTCGCAATACAGTTCCACAGTCGCTCTTTGACAGACAAAGCACCATCTGTGGCCACTGTCTGAGATCTGATAAGTGTAGCTTCAGCATCACGATAATCATGCAGCAGACTGCAAGCATATACTGACTTGATTTTCAGATCATTAACACGTTGAGTTTTCTTTCTGACATAGACGTCCACTTCCTTTTTCAGTCTGAAACGTACACCCTCAGCATAAGCTTTTGGCAGATCAAATTTCCTGGAAAGCCCAAATGACGAAGTAGATTCACGCCAGTCCGCATAAGTGAATGACTCAACCGCCCCCGCCGGTAATCCGTTCACAACCTCCTGGTACTGGATCGAATAGACTGCATTATATGCATACACCTTGCCATTGGTGCCGACAGAATACATACCTTGAGGAAAGTAAAAATTGAAAATCAGCTGCTTAATATTGCTGTGATTCAGATAAAACCAGCCCTGCCAGTCACTCTTATGTTTTGAAATATCAATGTCTGCAGATGTGATGCTCTGCCCCTGCAGCTTGTCCCATTGCGGCTGTAATGCCGACGGTACTTCAAGTTCAATATACGTTGGTGTTACAGCCAGTATTGAAGGATATTCACCGGCAAGATCGATGGCCATTTCATTATCTGTCAGTACAGCAGAAACAGCTGCACTGTTCTCTTCAGTCATGCGTAACCAGTTCGGATTGACTGTTGACTGATCTGACAGTTTAATTTCATAATCAAATGCGCCCGTTTTCACAATACTGCTGATGCTGTAAACACCCGCCAGATCAATAAATCCATTGATTGTGTCTTCAATCAGCATTGTATTGAACTGAACTTTTCTGAACTTCTGCGGTTCATGAATATCCTGAGCAGTTGCAATAGTGACCGTTCCATCCAGTTCAATATTTGCATTTCCTGACAGCAATGCATCAGCTACACCAATGGTTTCGGCATCAATAATGACAGCCTCGCCAACAGTGAAAATCGTATCCAGACCTCCATTTGCGGAATATATCCGGTTCGGGTATTTCGGGATCAGCGTACCCTCAAGATCCGTATCAATAACTGACTCAGAAGCCTGTCCCAACGACTGACCCGTAATCGCTGATGATTTCTTTCCGACACAGGGCGGCTGAGTAAATTCATCACCGATTCTTATTTGTGGCACGCCTGTCAGGCTCTGCCCAGGCGCATACACAGATGATGAAAAGCCGGCAATTGTGGACCCGAGTGTGTCACCATCTTTGATGTCCTGAATTTCATAATGCCCCTGCCCGATACACATCAGACAGTCTTCAACTTCAATGCCATCTTCTCTGTAATACAGAATCGGTGGTGCTATCAGATCAGGAATGGACTTTACACGCCCATAAATGTCAGCGACACGGCCATTCAGTCGTTGCTTATTGACCCGGTTTGTCAGTTCATTATTTGAAGAGCGGTTAATCTGCTCTGGCGCACCCGGCATTGCAAGATATGTCCAGATTGCAGTACCAATGGATACGACTGCTGAAACCACAGCAATGATT encodes the following:
- a CDS encoding glycoside hydrolase family protein yields the protein MTNKARLFVAGSTIAAAVTGGFFIYGPSNQQVLSTAQKEGFTAKPVIPTKNDVPTIGFGTTIYPDGTKVKMTDSAVTREQGMYFLRHYLNTDAKKFNKTIQNIPIYQHEYDAFIDFSYQFGIGNWSKSSMLTNLKVGKYKAACDSLLKYRFSGGYDCSTPGNKRCAGVWSRQLERHQKCMGAQ
- a CDS encoding phage holin family protein encodes the protein MTEPTASSTATYGLVTNLAGGGMVLYGGLSTTEWMAVLGALCAIVGLVIQAVAAYRKDQRDEELHDKRMHEKEYDE
- a CDS encoding host specificity factor TipJ family phage tail protein, translated to MSRLRIYEDPLDASKINVIQSDNVLKSFLYCRAKHPQSRIYKGKPCPENDVTPICKMSALKLLDTDENDVFEVVCHAGEVATIIAVVSAVVSIGTAIWTYLAMPGAPEQINRSSNNELTNRVNKQRLNGRVADIYGRVKSIPDLIAPPILYYREDGIEVEDCLMCIGQGHYEIQDIKDGDTLGSTIAGFSSSVYAPGQSLTGVPQIRIGDEFTQPPCVGKKSSAITGQSLGQASESVIDTDLEGTLIPKYPNRIYSANGGLDTIFTVGEAVIIDAETIGVADALLSGNANIELDGTVTIATAQDIHEPQKFRKVQFNTMLIEDTINGFIDLAGVYSISSIVKTGAFDYEIKLSDQSTVNPNWLRMTEENSAAVSAVLTDNEMAIDLAGEYPSILAVTPTYIELEVPSALQPQWDKLQGQSITSADIDISKHKSDWQGWFYLNHSNIKQLIFNFYFPQGMYSVGTNGKVYAYNAVYSIQYQEVVNGLPAGAVESFTYADWRESTSSFGLSRKFDLPKAYAEGVRFRLKKEVDVYVRKKTQRVNDLKIKSVYACSLLHDYRDAEATLIRSQTVATDGALSVKERLWNCIATRKLYTYRSGQRSAERIATSNFADIVCALTTDPQVGNRSIETLDLENLYSTADEIDQYFGVPIGFNYTFDDAKISYEESLAIVAGAVFCDVRRESNRVYFVFERPQDFPVLLFNHRNKQPGSEKRTGKFGVSRDNDGIKLKWVNPAESWAESEISLPDDKITNAKNIEVRGVTSREHAHLLAHRAWNKLLHQRRSCQFSAYHEADLVTRNDLILVANDTRPMVLSSGSVIEQDGLYITLSQPCRLGAGVHYVHLNLPGRKVDSIQVTQGSHDRELLLARAPVAPLVLEYDGNLSCSQYIVTTDSDLKRDLFLITDKSSSNELTCINYSDAYYENDHDFVV